In the genome of Pseudanabaena sp. BC1403, the window CTTTACGATTGGATACTAGTGTTAAAGATCCTAATATCTATGACATGTTGAATATGACACGAGTCTATGAGAATGCAGATCAATTTGACATTATTCATTCTCATGTTGGTTGCGTCGCACTGCCCTACGTTAACCTAGTAAAAACACCTACAGTTCATACTTTGCATGGTATTTTCACGCCCGACAACGAGAAATTATTTACCCATGTACGTAAACAACCTTTTATCAGTATTTCTAATTCCCAAAGGGATACAAATTTAGGCTTAAACTATGTATCCACAGTTTATAACGGCATCGCTCCTAATACTTATAGCTTTTATAACCAGCCAGAACATCCACCGTATCTGGCTTTTTTGGGTCGGATGTCACCTGAGAAAGGAGCGCATTTAGCGATCGCTATTGCTAAACAGTCAGGGTGGCATCTCAAAATGGCGGGTAAAGTTGATTCCGTAGATTTAGATTATTTCGAGACTCAGATTCGCCCTCATATTGATGGTCAGCAAATTGAATTTCTCGGTGAAGCTAATCACCAACAAAAAAATATTCTCATGGGTGGAGCCGTTGCTACTCTTTTCCCGATTACATGGAAAGAACCTTTTGGACTGGTAATGATTGAATCAATGGTCACAGGAACGCCTGTAATTGCTATGAGTTTAGGCTCGGCTCCTGAAGTGATTTCTCATGGAGTAAGTGGATTTCTCTGTCAGACTGTCACTGAATGTGTAGATGCGATCGCTCTTGCTGCCCAGTTAGATCGGCTGGCTTGTCGCGAGCATGTCCTCATAAATTTCACTGCGAAACGAATGGCAGATGGCTATGAGGCGGTATATCAAAAGATTTTAGCCGAGAAATATTCTCGAAATGGGCAAAAGCGCGATTTGGTAATGCTAACCCACTAGAGAGTTAATGGAGCAAAGCGCCATTAACTCTCTCATACACAATGAGAAAAATATTATGATTAGTTTGAATAGACAGGCGATCGCTCTTATTTCTGATCATGCTGATCCTGCGGCGGAGATTGGATTAGAGGAGGCTGGCGGACAGAATGTATATGTGCGCCATGTGGGTGAAACCCTTGCGGCTCTTGGTTGGCAAGTGGATATGTTTACGCGCAAAAGCCATGCTGATGATGATGTGATTGTGCAGCATTCACCCCATTGTCGAACGATTCGCCTCAAAGCAGGTGAAGAAGCTTATATTCCTAGAGATCGCTTGTTTGATCATATGCCAGAGTTTGTGGACTCATTTCAATCATTCCAAAGGAGTCAGGGTATGAATTATCCCTTAATTCATACTAATTACTGGCTATCAGCTTGGGCAGGAATGGAGTTGCAAAAAACCAGCGGTATCCAATTGGTGCATACTTACCATTCATTGGGAGCCGTAAAATATCAATCTCAAGTGGAGATTCCTCAAGTTGCGAACATTCGCTTGAGGATTGAGCGAGAGATTTTAGAACGGGCTAATTGTGTCGTAGCAACTAGTCCTCAAGAGCAAGAGACTTTGCGATCGCTTGTTTCGACTCGTGGGCAGATCGAAGTTATTCCCTGTGGAACTGATACTGCTAACTTTCGACTAACATCGAAGACTCATGCTCGCGCTAAATTGAAACTAGATAACTGCGAAAAAATCATACTCTATGTTGGGAGATTTGATGAAAGGAAGGGAATTGAAACTTTAGTAAGAGCTTTTGCACTCCTTAAAAGCCATGATCTCAAAAATCTCAAGTTGATTATTGTCGGAGGCAGTTCGGTAAATATGCCTGACGGGGCAGAAAGAATAAGGATTGAAAATATTGTAGATGAACTAGGACTTAAGGATTCTACATTTTTTGCAGGTAGGATTGGGCATGATATTTTACCGCTTTACTATACTGCGGCTGATGTTTGCGTGATCCCTAGCCATTATGAGCCTTTTGGTTTAGTTGCGATCGAGGCTATGGCATGTGGTGTGCCTGTAGTTGCTTCTAATGTTGGTGGCTTGAGGTTTACGATCATTCCTGAAGAAACAGGGTTATTAGTAGAACCGAAAAATATTGAAGCTTTTGCTAATGGTATTCATCGAATTCTGTTTGATGAATTATGGGTCAGAAAAATGCGGAAACAGGCTTCAGCCAATGTAAATCAGCGATTTAGTTGGATGGGAGTAACGATCCAATTGAGCGAACTCTATCGCCATGTTTTAGCGCGATCGATTATGCATGAGCAGGCTTGGAGTTATAAGATGCCAAGTATAAATAGATCGGCGTAGATCAATTCATTCAAGAAATTAAGCAATCGCCTGTCATAGTGAAAATTTTACGTCTCTAGAGAGTGAATTATTGATAACTATAGACAATCCAAATGGATAGTAATACCAAATTAATACTCATTAAAGTCATTCACACTCTGATTTGGATATTCTTCAACTTTGTGATTTTCTATATGCTTTATGCGGCGATCGCTAACAAAATCGATGTCTGGCTATGGATTGGCTATGGCTTGATAATGCTAGAAGGAATAGCCTTGCCAACTTTTAAACTCCAATGCCCATTGACTTTGATGGCTCGAAAATACTCAAATTCCACAGAAGATAATTTCGCAATTTATCTTCCTAATTGGTTATCCAAGTACACGATGTTAATTTACACATCGATTTTAACAATTATCTTTATCATTACCATCTACCAAATTATGAATTGAGAAACATGATAGCTATAGAAAAATATCAATTCATTATGATTGCCAAGCGAGTAATTTAATGAAAAATAAGTGGATATATCGTTTGACTGTATTTTTAGTGTCTTTAATTATATTTACAGGCTGCTCTTTGAGCTTGATTGGAATTAGAGGAGATGGAGTCTTCAAAACTGAGTCTAGAGAAGTAACTTCGTTCTCCTCTATTTCCTTTAAATCTGTAGGTAAGCTCAAGGTGATCCAGAATGGGAAAGAGTCTCTTACGATCATTGCCGAGGAAAATATTCTCCCAATCCTAGAGAGTCATGTGGCTGATAAAACCTTGTATATCAACAATGTAAACGGGTCAAGCGTCAATCCAACTAAGCCTGTTGAATTTGTGGTAGAGGTTAAGACTCTAGAGAATTTGTACACTAAAGCAGTTGGTAGCATAGAAGTCAACGGTATTCAGGGTAAACGGTTATCGGTTTCGCTTGATGGTGTGGGTAGTGTGGCGATTGCAGGAAATGTTGATGTACTAGATCTCGACCTTTCTGGAGTCGGAAGCTTTGATGGCAAAGATTTGGAGATAAAGCAAGCTACAGTTCGGAATAAAGGTGTCGGTAGTGCATTGGTCAATGTTAGTGAACAGTTGGATGCATCAGTATCAGGTATTGGGTCAATAGAGTATATTGGCTCTCCCCAAGTTACGGAATTTGTGAAAGGGCTGGGGGGAATCAAGAAAAGAAGTTAAAAGCGGACGTTTCAGATAAAAAATCAAGTGAAACAATCTGTCATGAATAAATTAAGACTTTCTGGTTTATTATTCTTTCTTGCTGGTTCAATTGCCTTGATGGGCATTATCACTGCTGAGGCATTGTATCCATCAGGTACTGGTTATACAACTTTTAGCAGCGAAATCAGCGATCTTGGCGCAACCAGACCGCCCAACAGCATAATCTATCAGCCGTCTTCGAGCATTTTTAATACCACAATGCTGTTGTCAGGGCTGATGACTTTGACAGCAACATTTTATCAGCATAGATATTTCAGAAAATTGCTTATTAGCATTCCACTTAGTCTATTTGGTTTCGGTTTAGTGGGTATTGGAGTTTTTTCTGGAGACAAAACTCCGTATCATGGAATGTTTGCAATGCTTACATTCTTGTCTGGTGGATTTTCAGCGATCGCATCCGCCAAAATTGCTTCAGCACCTTTCAAATATATTGTGATTCTACTTGGTTTAGTTGTATTACTTACTTGGTCTATCGCCGTGTTTTTTCCCGCCATTATTGTCCCTTTTATTGGTATTGGCGGAACAGAAAGATGGATAGTGTATTCACTTGTATTATGGTTAACTGGCTTGGGCGGTTATCTAATGAATAAATAATGATTTAAAAAATGAAACAGTGAAAAAATACTCATTATCGATAGACATCCAGACAAGAAGAGTTTCTGTTTTGCACTCGCAGAAAGCTACAAGAAGGGAGTAGATTTATCTGGAGTAGATTGTAATACCAATTCACAGAAGTGTTATCACACTTTTATGAATTAAAAACCAAACCCTGTAAGGGTTATACCAAAGCACAAAATGGCTGTGCCACTTTGTGTTTTGGTATAACCAGTGCCCGCGATCGCGAAGATAAATTTGTAAATATATATTACGTTTTCATACAACTCAATCAATTAATACATTACTCAACCATTATTTTAAACAATAGAATGACTATGCTTATAGCTATAAATAAGACTTAGTAAGAATCTTAGAATATCCACCTTATGTTATTAATGTGGAGAAATAATATGGACAATGAGATTAAAGCTAACTTTAGTGCTTTTAAAGAGCCGACACTTGACATGAAAATTCCTCTCAAACATTTACTTGAACAAAGTGAAGAAATCAAAGCAGATGTCGAGAAGGCTGCGGTACAAATTAGTTCGGTGAATGCAGTCCTTACGAATGACACTAAAGTCCTGCCTCCATTTCCGACCATCGAAGAGGTGATTGCTCAGAACGAAGAAGTCGAAAAAAAGGTGGTAAAAGCTGCGGAAGATCTGGATTATGTTAATGCCGAACTCACTAAGCAGGTGGAGGAGAGAATCGATATCGAATCTGAACTGAGGCAGACAAGAAAAGAGCTGTTTGAGTTGCGTACTGATTTATCGGAATCTCAAGCAAAGGAGAAAGATGCACGACATAGTGCACTTCATGATCCACTCACAGGATTGCCAAATCGTTTGTTGCTGGAACAGCATCTCGATCATGGATTGACTCAATCAAGACGGCATGGTTGGAAACTCGCGCTCATGTTCATCGACCTAGATAAATTTAAGAACATTAATGATACTTACGGTCATGACGTTGGCGATAAGGTGTTGATCACTGTGGCAAAACGTTTACAAGATTTTGTACGTGGTGAAGATATCGTCAGTCGATGGGGCGGCGACGAGTTTATCTGTGTTCTCTTAAACATCAAGCTTGAAGAGGAAGTAATTAAACTTGCTAATAAGATGGTTGCTCGAATTTCTGAGGACTGTGATTTTGACGGAACCATTGTTTCTGTAGGAGCTTCTATTGGGATTGCC includes:
- a CDS encoding glycosyltransferase family 4 protein — translated: MRIAQVSPLWEQVPPPAYGGTELVVSLLTEELVKRGHDVTLFASGDSTTSAKLESVHPRALRLDTSVKDPNIYDMLNMTRVYENADQFDIIHSHVGCVALPYVNLVKTPTVHTLHGIFTPDNEKLFTHVRKQPFISISNSQRDTNLGLNYVSTVYNGIAPNTYSFYNQPEHPPYLAFLGRMSPEKGAHLAIAIAKQSGWHLKMAGKVDSVDLDYFETQIRPHIDGQQIEFLGEANHQQKNILMGGAVATLFPITWKEPFGLVMIESMVTGTPVIAMSLGSAPEVISHGVSGFLCQTVTECVDAIALAAQLDRLACREHVLINFTAKRMADGYEAVYQKILAEKYSRNGQKRDLVMLTH
- a CDS encoding glycosyltransferase produces the protein MISLNRQAIALISDHADPAAEIGLEEAGGQNVYVRHVGETLAALGWQVDMFTRKSHADDDVIVQHSPHCRTIRLKAGEEAYIPRDRLFDHMPEFVDSFQSFQRSQGMNYPLIHTNYWLSAWAGMELQKTSGIQLVHTYHSLGAVKYQSQVEIPQVANIRLRIEREILERANCVVATSPQEQETLRSLVSTRGQIEVIPCGTDTANFRLTSKTHARAKLKLDNCEKIILYVGRFDERKGIETLVRAFALLKSHDLKNLKLIIVGGSSVNMPDGAERIRIENIVDELGLKDSTFFAGRIGHDILPLYYTAADVCVIPSHYEPFGLVAIEAMACGVPVVASNVGGLRFTIIPEETGLLVEPKNIEAFANGIHRILFDELWVRKMRKQASANVNQRFSWMGVTIQLSELYRHVLARSIMHEQAWSYKMPSINRSA
- a CDS encoding GIN domain-containing protein; this translates as MKNKWIYRLTVFLVSLIIFTGCSLSLIGIRGDGVFKTESREVTSFSSISFKSVGKLKVIQNGKESLTIIAEENILPILESHVADKTLYINNVNGSSVNPTKPVEFVVEVKTLENLYTKAVGSIEVNGIQGKRLSVSLDGVGSVAIAGNVDVLDLDLSGVGSFDGKDLEIKQATVRNKGVGSALVNVSEQLDASVSGIGSIEYIGSPQVTEFVKGLGGIKKRS
- a CDS encoding DUF998 domain-containing protein yields the protein MNKLRLSGLLFFLAGSIALMGIITAEALYPSGTGYTTFSSEISDLGATRPPNSIIYQPSSSIFNTTMLLSGLMTLTATFYQHRYFRKLLISIPLSLFGFGLVGIGVFSGDKTPYHGMFAMLTFLSGGFSAIASAKIASAPFKYIVILLGLVVLLTWSIAVFFPAIIVPFIGIGGTERWIVYSLVLWLTGLGGYLMNK
- a CDS encoding GGDEF domain-containing protein, with amino-acid sequence MDNEIKANFSAFKEPTLDMKIPLKHLLEQSEEIKADVEKAAVQISSVNAVLTNDTKVLPPFPTIEEVIAQNEEVEKKVVKAAEDLDYVNAELTKQVEERIDIESELRQTRKELFELRTDLSESQAKEKDARHSALHDPLTGLPNRLLLEQHLDHGLTQSRRHGWKLALMFIDLDKFKNINDTYGHDVGDKVLITVAKRLQDFVRGEDIVSRWGGDEFICVLLNIKLEEEVIKLANKMVARISEDCDFDGTIVSVGASIGIAICPRDGETADILFKQVDRAMYRSKGSSKSVKLFSGAILDIPAVE